Proteins from one Sphingomonas sp. HF-S4 genomic window:
- a CDS encoding DUF3089 domain-containing protein gives MARKFLYVVAVLIVLVLAAAFAYRFYGVQLMRQFMVPGGEAVALPPPDRAAYARPDMWIARPDKPGNPALWTPAGYQPASTPRAAVFFIHPTSFLDTQTWNAPLDNEDANNRAALFLRGQASAFNSVGAIWAPRYRQATFGAFLTSKASAGKALDFAYRDVLAAFDQFVGEAGDRPIVLAGHSQGALHLSRLLVDRVAGKPIAKRIVAAYVVGWPVSVTADLPRMGLPACAGPDETGCILSWQSFSEPADPSLIVDTFDATTGFTGAARRGTLMVCTNPLTGVPGGAAGAEANLGTLIPDANFQSAELVTGRVPARCEGRGFLTIGDSPPDFGQYVLPGNNYHVFDYSLFWANVRKDAERRLAAYKP, from the coding sequence TTGGCCCGGAAGTTCCTCTATGTCGTCGCCGTCCTGATCGTGCTCGTGCTCGCCGCCGCCTTTGCCTATCGTTTCTACGGCGTGCAGCTGATGCGCCAGTTCATGGTGCCGGGCGGCGAAGCGGTGGCGCTGCCCCCGCCCGACCGTGCGGCCTATGCCCGCCCCGACATGTGGATCGCCCGGCCCGACAAGCCCGGCAACCCCGCTTTGTGGACTCCGGCCGGCTACCAGCCCGCGTCCACCCCCCGGGCGGCGGTGTTCTTCATTCATCCCACTTCGTTCCTCGATACCCAGACCTGGAATGCACCGCTCGACAACGAAGATGCCAACAACCGCGCCGCCTTGTTCCTGCGCGGCCAGGCAAGCGCGTTCAATTCGGTCGGCGCGATCTGGGCCCCCCGCTACCGCCAAGCGACCTTCGGCGCATTCCTCACCAGCAAGGCGAGCGCAGGCAAGGCGCTCGACTTCGCCTATCGCGACGTCCTCGCGGCGTTCGACCAGTTCGTTGGCGAGGCCGGCGACCGCCCGATCGTCCTGGCCGGGCACAGCCAGGGCGCGCTCCATCTTTCGCGCCTGCTGGTCGATCGCGTCGCGGGGAAGCCGATCGCGAAGCGCATCGTCGCCGCCTATGTCGTTGGCTGGCCGGTTTCGGTCACTGCCGATTTGCCGAGGATGGGCCTCCCCGCCTGCGCAGGGCCCGACGAGACCGGCTGCATCCTCTCGTGGCAGAGCTTCTCCGAGCCCGCCGATCCATCGCTGATCGTCGATACCTTCGACGCGACCACCGGCTTCACCGGCGCGGCGCGCAGGGGCACACTTATGGTCTGCACCAATCCGCTCACCGGCGTTCCCGGCGGCGCGGCCGGCGCCGAGGCCAATCTCGGCACGCTGATCCCCGATGCCAATTTCCAGTCCGCCGAACTCGTCACCGGCCGCGTCCCCGCGCGCTGCGAAGGCCGCGGCTTCCTGACGATAGGCGACAGCCCGCCCGATTTCGGCCAGTACGTCCTGCCGGGCAACAACTATCACGTGTTCGACTACAGCCTGTTCTGGGCGAACGTCCGGAAGGACGCCGAGCGCCGGCTGGCGGCGTACAAGCCATGA
- a CDS encoding Crp/Fnr family transcriptional regulator: protein MIEKHLMKLRIRDAISAEEEAALAAAAGDVVRYAADQTFVTAGQELGNSTLLLEGLICRYKDLSDGQRQITALHVPGDFPDLHSFTLKYLDHNIMALTPCTVVQFPHARLQSITEQHPHLTRMLWFMTNLDAAIHREWEVSLGRRSALERTAHLLCELHVRLSVVGLASDREYALPITQTDLAECLGLTSVHVNRVLKDLRERGLVEFRGGKVVIGDLAELRRAGEFDPAYLYLERRPR, encoded by the coding sequence ATGATCGAAAAGCACCTGATGAAGCTGCGCATCCGCGACGCGATCAGCGCCGAGGAGGAAGCGGCGCTGGCCGCGGCGGCCGGAGATGTCGTCCGCTACGCCGCGGACCAGACCTTCGTCACGGCGGGGCAGGAGCTCGGCAACTCCACGCTGCTGCTCGAAGGGCTGATCTGTCGCTACAAGGACCTGAGCGACGGCCAGCGCCAGATCACCGCCCTCCACGTTCCCGGCGACTTTCCCGACCTGCACAGCTTCACGCTCAAATATCTCGACCACAACATCATGGCGCTGACGCCGTGCACGGTCGTCCAGTTCCCGCATGCGCGGCTCCAGTCGATCACCGAGCAGCATCCGCACCTCACGCGGATGCTGTGGTTCATGACCAATCTCGACGCAGCGATTCACCGCGAATGGGAAGTCTCGCTTGGCCGGCGCAGCGCGCTCGAGCGCACCGCGCATCTTCTCTGCGAGCTGCACGTACGGCTGAGCGTCGTCGGGCTCGCCAGCGATCGCGAATATGCGCTGCCGATCACCCAGACCGACCTCGCCGAATGCCTCGGCCTGACCTCCGTCCACGTGAATCGCGTGCTCAAGGATTTGCGCGAGCGCGGCCTGGTCGAGTTCCGGGGCGGCAAGGTCGTGATCGGCGATTTGGCCGAACTGCGCCGCGCTGGCGAATTCGACCCTGCCTATCTCTATCTCGAACGGCGCCCGCGCTAG
- the gatA gene encoding Asp-tRNA(Asn)/Glu-tRNA(Gln) amidotransferase subunit GatA, translating to MTDVTDLGIAELRDGIRLGKFSAREVADAFIVKVSRAKALNAFIVETPDHAIAAAKDADAARAAGETLKPLAGVPIGMKDLFATKGVQTTAASQMLEGFKPVYESTVSGRLWDAGAGMLGKLNLDQFAMGSSNETSYFGNVISPWRRGGGDNAALAPGGSSGGSSSAIAARLVPGATGTDTGGSIRQPAAFTGISGIKPTYGRCSRWGVVAFASSLDQAGPMARSVQDCAILLENMAGFDPKDSTSLQLPVPKWEDNLSGSLAGKKIGIPKEYRVDGMPEEIEALWQQGIDWLKDAGAEIVEVSLPHTKYALPAYYIIAPAEASSNLARYDGVRYGLRELAEGQNLQEMYAATRAAGFGDEVKRRILIGTYVLSAGFYDAYYTQAQKVRTLIARDFDNAWAQCDLLLTPTAPSAAFALGEKSADPLAMYLNDVFTVPSSLAGLPAMSVPGGLDKAGLPLGLQIIGKPMDEQGVLNAGLAIEQRAGFVARPESWW from the coding sequence ATGACCGACGTTACCGATCTCGGCATCGCCGAACTCCGCGACGGTATCCGTCTGGGCAAGTTCTCGGCGCGCGAAGTTGCCGACGCGTTCATCGTCAAGGTGAGTCGCGCCAAGGCCTTGAACGCGTTCATCGTCGAGACCCCCGACCACGCGATCGCCGCCGCCAAGGACGCCGATGCCGCGCGCGCCGCGGGCGAGACGCTCAAGCCGCTCGCCGGCGTGCCGATCGGCATGAAGGACCTGTTCGCCACCAAGGGCGTCCAGACCACCGCAGCGAGCCAGATGCTCGAGGGCTTCAAGCCGGTATACGAATCGACCGTCTCGGGGCGTCTCTGGGATGCCGGCGCAGGGATGCTCGGCAAGCTCAACCTCGACCAGTTCGCGATGGGCTCTTCGAACGAGACGTCCTATTTCGGCAACGTGATCTCGCCCTGGCGGCGCGGCGGCGGCGACAATGCCGCGCTCGCCCCCGGCGGCTCGTCGGGCGGTAGCTCGTCGGCGATCGCGGCGCGTCTGGTGCCGGGTGCCACCGGCACCGACACCGGCGGCTCGATCCGCCAGCCTGCGGCGTTCACTGGCATCTCGGGCATCAAGCCGACCTATGGCCGCTGCTCGCGCTGGGGCGTAGTGGCGTTCGCCTCGTCGCTCGATCAGGCTGGGCCGATGGCGCGCTCGGTCCAGGATTGCGCGATCCTGCTCGAGAACATGGCAGGGTTCGATCCCAAGGATTCGACCTCGCTCCAGCTGCCGGTGCCGAAGTGGGAGGACAATCTCTCGGGCTCGCTCGCAGGCAAGAAGATCGGCATTCCCAAGGAATATCGTGTCGACGGCATGCCCGAGGAGATCGAGGCGCTGTGGCAGCAGGGCATCGACTGGCTCAAGGATGCCGGCGCCGAGATCGTCGAGGTATCGCTGCCGCACACCAAATACGCGCTGCCGGCCTATTACATCATCGCGCCCGCCGAGGCCTCGTCCAACCTCGCGCGCTATGACGGCGTGCGCTACGGGCTGCGCGAGCTGGCCGAGGGGCAGAACCTCCAGGAGATGTACGCCGCCACCCGCGCCGCCGGCTTCGGCGACGAGGTCAAGCGCCGCATCCTGATCGGCACCTATGTGCTCTCGGCGGGCTTCTACGACGCTTACTACACCCAGGCGCAGAAGGTGCGAACGCTGATCGCGCGCGATTTCGACAATGCCTGGGCGCAGTGTGACCTGCTGCTCACCCCGACGGCGCCGTCGGCGGCGTTTGCTCTTGGGGAAAAGTCGGCCGATCCTCTGGCGATGTATCTCAACGACGTATTCACCGTCCCCAGCTCGCTCGCCGGCCTCCCGGCGATGAGCGTGCCGGGTGGTCTCGACAAGGCGGGGCTGCCGCTGGGGCTGCAGATCATCGGCAAGCCGATGGACGAGCAGGGCGTGCTCAACGCGGGCCTCGCGATCGAGCAGCGCGCTGGATTCGTCGCGCGGCCGGAGAGTTGGTGGTAA
- a CDS encoding peptidylprolyl isomerase produces the protein MRWILAFLLTLVAFPAAAQTAATAPSSANPRVAFETAAGRFVVEVYADKAPISARNFLRYVDAKRLDGIVFYRTVKVADRFGFVQFGVQNAPAKMYPPVKHEPTSATGIKHLDGTLSMPRLAPGSARGEFTIMLGDQPSFDADPTKPGDNLGYAAFARVVEGMDVVLKVFDAPVSPSKTLQGSFKGEIPEAPVKVLTVRRVAP, from the coding sequence ATGCGCTGGATCCTGGCCTTTCTGCTGACGCTGGTAGCGTTTCCGGCTGCTGCTCAAACCGCAGCAACCGCGCCGTCATCCGCCAACCCCCGCGTCGCCTTCGAGACCGCCGCCGGGCGCTTCGTCGTCGAGGTCTATGCCGACAAGGCACCCATCAGCGCGCGGAATTTCCTGCGCTATGTCGATGCCAAGCGGCTCGACGGGATCGTCTTCTATCGCACGGTGAAGGTCGCCGATCGCTTCGGATTCGTCCAGTTCGGCGTGCAGAATGCGCCGGCGAAGATGTACCCGCCGGTCAAGCACGAACCGACCAGCGCCACCGGGATCAAGCATCTCGACGGCACGCTATCGATGCCGCGGCTGGCGCCGGGTAGCGCGCGGGGCGAGTTCACGATCATGCTCGGCGACCAGCCCTCTTTCGATGCGGACCCCACCAAGCCGGGCGACAATCTCGGCTATGCCGCGTTCGCGCGGGTGGTCGAGGGGATGGACGTGGTCCTCAAGGTATTCGACGCGCCGGTCTCGCCGAGCAAGACGCTGCAGGGCAGCTTCAAGGGCGAGATCCCGGAGGCACCGGTCAAGGTACTGACCGTGCGGCGCGTGGCGCCCTAG
- a CDS encoding DUF4153 domain-containing protein — protein sequence MENADAALRETPDWPARPLILGAIGLLAGLLVHLILGRGYGGNLSTFDAAALTGVTLAAGLTGYTLERRRWLWSVAFALALALVGALVVAWNGAPKDADGWRMVSLLLAVAIAAPLFQAARDQGARRFPYDIVHDHAWTNVVLWCACWVFVGIVFALAWLLATLFDLIKIDFLKELLEENWFWRALIGLAFGAGLGLLREHDGVVRLLQRVVATVLAVLAPVLAVGLVLFVLALPFTGLGTLWEATKSTTPILLSCVIGALILANAVIGNAPEQERRFPALRFGAMGLGVVILPLALLAAVATGLRIGQYGFTPERLWAVVFVALACGYGGAYLFALVAGRLDWSARVRPLNLALAFVVCGVALVLATPLVSFNAISTRDQVARLDSGKVTPEQFDWRALRFDFGAPGAAALKRLQASANPAVRAKAVEAAKAESRWEIKQDARADTHRREVAANMRVLPRGAVMPDALRNKLAESGLCTGKAACALLMTGPSEALLLRETCFPKPKPGEDLSRFYVCGDADRYVLEGADWKPYHQVGRKPVDTGALHAGYASGTVEVRTVPRRQLFVGGVPVGESFE from the coding sequence ATGGAAAATGCCGACGCCGCCCTGCGCGAAACGCCCGACTGGCCCGCGCGCCCGCTGATCCTTGGCGCGATCGGGCTGCTCGCCGGACTGCTGGTCCACCTGATCCTCGGCCGCGGCTATGGCGGTAATCTTTCGACGTTCGACGCCGCGGCGCTGACCGGCGTGACGCTGGCGGCGGGCCTGACCGGATACACGCTCGAGCGACGCCGGTGGCTGTGGTCGGTGGCCTTCGCGCTGGCGCTTGCCCTGGTCGGCGCGCTGGTGGTGGCATGGAACGGCGCGCCCAAGGACGCCGATGGCTGGCGCATGGTGAGCCTGTTGCTCGCCGTGGCGATCGCCGCGCCGCTGTTCCAGGCCGCGCGCGACCAAGGTGCGCGGCGCTTCCCGTACGACATTGTGCACGACCATGCCTGGACCAATGTCGTTTTGTGGTGCGCCTGCTGGGTGTTCGTGGGGATCGTGTTCGCGCTGGCCTGGCTGCTCGCGACCCTGTTCGACCTGATCAAGATCGACTTCCTCAAGGAACTGCTCGAGGAAAACTGGTTCTGGCGCGCGCTGATCGGGCTGGCCTTCGGTGCCGGGCTGGGGCTGCTGCGCGAGCATGACGGCGTGGTGCGGCTGCTCCAGCGGGTGGTGGCGACCGTGCTGGCGGTGCTGGCGCCGGTGCTCGCGGTCGGTCTGGTGCTGTTCGTGCTGGCGCTGCCGTTCACCGGGCTCGGTACGCTGTGGGAGGCGACCAAGTCGACCACGCCGATCCTGCTGAGCTGCGTGATCGGCGCGCTGATCCTGGCAAACGCCGTGATCGGCAACGCGCCGGAGCAGGAGCGGCGCTTCCCGGCGCTGCGCTTCGGCGCGATGGGGCTCGGGGTGGTGATCCTGCCGCTGGCGCTGCTCGCCGCGGTCGCGACCGGGTTGCGGATCGGGCAATATGGCTTCACGCCCGAGCGGCTCTGGGCTGTGGTGTTCGTCGCGCTCGCCTGTGGGTATGGCGGGGCCTATCTCTTCGCGCTGGTCGCCGGACGGCTCGACTGGAGCGCGCGAGTCCGCCCGCTCAACCTTGCGCTGGCGTTCGTGGTATGTGGTGTCGCGCTGGTGCTGGCGACGCCGCTGGTGAGTTTCAACGCGATCTCGACGCGCGACCAGGTCGCTCGACTCGACTCGGGCAAGGTGACGCCTGAGCAATTCGACTGGCGGGCGCTGCGCTTCGATTTCGGCGCGCCGGGCGCGGCGGCGCTCAAGCGGCTGCAAGCATCGGCAAACCCTGCGGTTCGGGCCAAGGCAGTCGAAGCCGCCAAGGCGGAAAGTCGCTGGGAGATCAAACAGGACGCTCGCGCCGATACGCACCGCCGCGAAGTCGCCGCGAACATGCGCGTGCTGCCGCGGGGCGCTGTCATGCCCGATGCGCTTCGCAATAAACTTGCCGAGAGCGGCCTATGTACCGGCAAAGCGGCATGCGCCCTGCTGATGACTGGCCCGAGCGAGGCGCTGCTGCTCCGGGAAACCTGTTTCCCCAAACCTAAGCCCGGAGAAGATTTGAGCCGCTTCTACGTTTGCGGCGACGCAGATCGGTACGTGCTCGAAGGGGCGGATTGGAAGCCCTACCATCAAGTGGGACGCAAACCCGTCGACACCGGCGCGCTCCATGCCGGCTATGCTTCGGGTACGGTCGAGGTACGCACGGTTCCGCGCCGCCAGTTGTTCGTCGGCGGGGTGCCGGTTGGCGAGTCGTTCGAATAG
- the gatB gene encoding Asp-tRNA(Asn)/Glu-tRNA(Gln) amidotransferase subunit GatB, whose protein sequence is MSESTYRIQGDTGEWEVVIGLEVHAQVTSNAKLFSGASTEFGAEPNSQVSLIDAAMPGMLPTPNRECIRQAVRTGMAIGAVINKWSRFDRKNYFYADLPQGYQISQLFHPLVGEGQIEISLDDKNPDAETKSIGVERIHVEQDAGKLMHDQHPTRSYVDLNRAGVALMEIVSKPDMRSPQEAGAYLSKLRSILRYVGSCDGNMDQGSMRADVNVSVRKPGDAFGTRTETKNVNSVRFVMQTVEIEARRQVEVLEAGGKIVQETRLFDPDRGETRSMRSKEDAHDYRYFPDPDLLPLELDDSFLEACRASLPELPDAKRRRYEADLGLSAYNAAALTADADTARWFEALLAESARVQKKGEQEVARPAANWLLSDLFGALNKLGKDLDTSPVSPEQGAELLALAADGTLSGPLAKQVFEIMLETGDPAGKIVEERGLKQTSDTGAIEAVIAEILAKNPGQLEQYRGGKEALFGFFVGQTMKAMAGKANPAVVNELLKKALAG, encoded by the coding sequence ATGAGCGAATCAACCTACCGCATCCAGGGCGACACCGGCGAATGGGAGGTCGTGATCGGCCTCGAGGTCCATGCCCAGGTCACCTCCAACGCCAAGCTGTTCTCGGGCGCCTCGACCGAGTTCGGCGCCGAGCCCAACAGCCAGGTGTCGTTGATCGATGCCGCGATGCCCGGCATGCTGCCCACGCCCAACCGCGAGTGCATCCGCCAGGCGGTGCGCACCGGCATGGCGATCGGCGCAGTGATCAACAAATGGTCGCGGTTCGACCGGAAGAACTATTTCTACGCCGATCTGCCGCAGGGGTATCAGATCAGCCAGCTGTTCCACCCGCTGGTCGGCGAGGGGCAGATCGAGATTAGCCTCGACGACAAGAATCCCGATGCCGAGACCAAGTCGATCGGCGTCGAGCGTATCCATGTCGAGCAGGATGCCGGCAAGCTGATGCACGATCAGCATCCGACGCGGTCGTACGTCGATCTCAACCGTGCCGGCGTCGCGCTGATGGAGATCGTCTCCAAACCCGACATGCGCTCGCCGCAGGAGGCCGGGGCCTATCTGAGCAAGCTGCGCTCGATCCTGCGCTATGTCGGGTCGTGCGACGGCAATATGGACCAGGGCTCGATGCGCGCCGACGTCAACGTCTCGGTCCGGAAACCCGGCGACGCGTTCGGCACGCGTACCGAGACCAAGAACGTCAATTCGGTCCGCTTCGTGATGCAGACCGTCGAGATCGAGGCGCGCCGCCAGGTCGAAGTGCTCGAGGCCGGCGGCAAGATCGTCCAGGAGACCCGGCTGTTCGATCCCGATCGCGGCGAGACTCGCTCGATGCGCTCGAAGGAAGACGCGCACGATTATCGCTACTTCCCCGATCCCGATTTGCTGCCGCTCGAGCTCGACGATTCGTTTCTCGAGGCGTGCCGCGCGAGCCTGCCCGAACTGCCCGACGCCAAGCGCCGCCGCTACGAGGCTGATCTTGGGCTGAGCGCGTACAACGCCGCCGCGCTCACCGCCGATGCCGACACCGCGCGCTGGTTCGAGGCACTGCTGGCCGAGAGCGCGCGCGTCCAGAAGAAGGGCGAGCAGGAAGTCGCGCGCCCCGCGGCCAACTGGCTGCTCTCCGACCTGTTCGGCGCGCTCAACAAGCTCGGCAAGGATCTCGATACCAGCCCGGTCAGCCCCGAACAGGGCGCCGAGCTGCTCGCGCTCGCTGCCGACGGTACATTGTCGGGCCCGCTCGCCAAGCAAGTGTTCGAGATCATGCTCGAGACCGGCGATCCGGCGGGCAAGATCGTCGAGGAACGCGGGCTCAAGCAGACCAGCGACACCGGCGCTATCGAGGCGGTGATCGCCGAGATACTCGCCAAGAATCCGGGCCAGCTGGAGCAGTATCGCGGCGGCAAGGAGGCGTTGTTCGGCTTCTTCGTCGGCCAGACGATGAAGGCAATGGCGGGCAAGGCCAACCCGGCGGTGGTCAACGAACTGCTCAAGAAGGCGCTGGCGGGCTGA
- the gatC gene encoding Asp-tRNA(Asn)/Glu-tRNA(Gln) amidotransferase subunit GatC, which produces MSVDTATVKKVASLARIAISDADAERLAPELNNILGWIEQLGEVDTANVDPMTAVIPNTLRLREDVVTEGGQRDAVLQNAPQGEHGFFTVPKVVE; this is translated from the coding sequence ATGTCCGTAGACACTGCAACCGTGAAGAAGGTGGCCAGCCTCGCCCGGATCGCGATCAGCGATGCCGATGCCGAGCGCCTCGCGCCAGAGCTCAACAATATCCTCGGCTGGATCGAACAGCTGGGTGAGGTCGACACTGCGAATGTCGATCCGATGACCGCGGTCATCCCCAACACGCTGCGCCTGCGCGAGGACGTCGTCACCGAGGGCGGCCAGCGCGACGCCGTCCTCCAGAACGCGCCGCAGGGCGAGCACGGCTTCTTCACCGTGCCGAAGGTGGTCGAATGA